In Xylocopa sonorina isolate GNS202 chromosome 4, iyXylSono1_principal, whole genome shotgun sequence, the sequence GTCGAGACAGAGGGAGCGATTGAAAAAAGGGGAAAAGGAGAGTAATTCAAAAAGACACTGTAAATTAGGGATCTACGTCGGTATTCAGGTTGGCTCCATTCAATTCCAATTAGTATAAAGCGCGCTGATCCAACGGTTCCTTTCTGTCCCAGTTCTTATCCAATGAGTTAGAACGATTAGAGCCAttaataatttcaaatatttcaatGTATTTCAAAATTGTTTAGGATTTTATTGAGTGATCAGTTACCTTGGTTAGTTGTGCggaatatttttcattttccaAGTATTTCGGCCAACTGCAACGTtgttatgattattatatattattatatatgttaATCTTGTTCTGTTAAGGATACTCGATGGAATAATGATTCGGATGATACTTATTTTCATTTTTATCCTAGGCGCTAGCGTTCCACATTACGTTCATGGCGCAGGTAATATGAAATAGAAAATTGCTAGTCAATTACAAAGACTTCTTTGAAggcaaaatatattttttgtttttcaaTTTGTAATCTTAATAATTGCATTGTAAAAGCGCACATGTATCGAGTTTGTTGAATTGAAATTATTTTTGAGAGCaaaccttgaaacatcgaagtggtgGAGAGTAATTAGTAAATATTGTAAATCTTTATGGATTTTCCATCGACGTTGGTCCTTCTCAAGTCGTATCGTTCAATTCAAATCGCGAGAAAAGTCTAAAATATCAGGAAATCATAAATAGCATTTAATTATTATGCATTTTTTGTTATTCAAAAAAAATAACACGAACGAAattatgtaatatataaatGGTTTGAAATAAGAGTCATTTATCAGGTAGTCGAAAATGAATCAACTTTTTCAGATTAATTATACCAGATGCTATTATAAATATACGTGTAATTAAATTTTCGCGATACATAGGTAGACAAAATGCgtcaaaatataaaaattactcGCTCGAGTAATTGATTTATTTGGCTCTCGACCACGTAAATGCGTATAATCGCCATGTTTCGGGCGCACACATAGTACTCTAGATGATCGACCGTGTTACACCTCTTAAACGTTAAATGGCAGGAAAACTGTTGTTGGAAACGAATACGATGATAAAAATCTAATTGTGGAAACGAATTCTTGACGATACTTATCCTTAGAACTAGTAATACCATAAACGAATTAGAATAGCTAGGAACGTCCATACATACATTCTTTCCAATTTATTGTAAATATATCTTTATAAAGTATTGATTTTTTAGTATCGTCTTCATACATCGTATATTATTACCATTTTCGTATATCATTCACGTAGAAAATAGTATTTATGCAATAATTATCAAAATAGTGAAAATTATGTTTAATTTTTCTTGTACTTTTCATTCCAtatattgaacatagaaatatatgccAAAATTGAATTGAATTTGACTACTAGAAATTAACACTAGAACTATCAGAAAACTGTCACATCGACCATTGTCTTAAATTTATTTTTCACTGTAatctatttattttatatttattattttaattattgaaGAAAAATACTTTTAAATGTGAAGACGATCCTCTCCGAAATGAAAATGTTGCCAACAATTCTAATAACTTTTACCAATTTGTTGATGAATCATTTTCATCCAGCTGGTCTCTCTAGTAGTTAATGTAATATACAGAGCTATCCACATAAATTGATCATTTAAGATCATGTGTGAACAATTAATGTATAAAGAAACACGTACATATGttacaataatttttttttagttgctcatgtatatgtatatacataaagttttgtataataattattttctttTGCAAGTTGCATAAAGCTTTGAAGGTCGCCCTGATTTTCTTAAACGAAACAGCTCGACTACAAAAGCAAAAGTAGCAttgaaatataataaatttCAAGCAAATTTTAAAGAAAAGTTCTTCTTTTAAAATAATGCAACACTTTTTAATTGCGTGAGAAAATAACGAATAAAAATTTAGGCTGTTCTTCTGCAAAGCGACCAAGGTGACCTTCAAAACTTCTCGCACAAGCAACAGATAAGAAAATCATTATTGTAACATATGTCTTCAAGTTCTACCgcgaatgaaaagatataaaccACCCTGTATTCTGCATTATTCTTATTTCGACAAATCATGACGCATTAAATATGATATAGGAACATTACATTCGCGGAACGAAACGTCTCGATTCGCCGATATTCGAGAGTTAAATTACATATAATTTATCAAAAACCTGCATACGAGCCCAATACCGTGGATAGTAAACAATAAGAAGGATTAATCCTTTCCATTGTAATAATTGCTCTAATTATAGTACATCGAGGGCCTGCAGCCGGAGATTGGCTCCTCGGCAAGAGTCAGAATGCTGTGCAATATACTCTTTACGGTTATTAGCTTCCCGAGCGAATGGCTACGCTTTGTGAAAGCTTTTCACGTAAAAGAGATCACGGGAATATCCAAGAATGCTCTAGCGGAAATGCAAACAGATTTTCTCCGTCGCTACCTATGTACCGGAAGTTACAGCTGGACCATTCGTATCGATAAGGAGAATCTCTGTACCACGACGTTGTATAGTCAAACGCCTATAAAAAAACGAATAATTCCTTCTGCTTTTTATCTAGTAGAATACCGGTGTATACGCAGCAGCTGTAAGAACGCATCGTTGAGAAAAGAAAGTAACAAGTGTAGGCGATAGTGGAAACACTACGTGTAATCCAAGTAACAATAAAAGTTCTGATCACTGGTGTACGTCGGTCTTGTTATTCGATTTGGGGAGCTTTATGTGCTTCGTGCATTCCTTTTCAGTGGAGAATTCAACCTGCTACGAACCTCTTCCCCTTCGTCAGATTTGAAAAAAAGTATTATTAATAGGGGGAAAATCTAAATGCACTTTCACGAAACCACAGCTATAGATAAAATTCATCGCagtagtagcaatagctttttggAAATATCTGAGGCTAAACGATGGTAACAATGTTTCTGacaacatattatatctcaataaGTTATCCCCATTTCTGCATAATTACCTGTGAGAAGCGTAATTACCATTTTTGTTTGAGCTTcgctgaaaaaaaaaacaaaatatttatttgtaACAACAGAAAATCCATACAGGCTGCTTGGGGTAGAAAATGACTGGAACTCACGTAGGCGTAACGAATGGTAAGCtgtttcgaggtaggccaagaGAAACAAATCTTTTTCAATTACTGGAGAAACTGGTATGCAGTAGAATGCACGGTGTAATCCTGCTCGTTGGACGATGTATACCGGCTGTGAAATCCTGAGGGAGCACTCCCGCCTACTACGCGCGGACGCTCCGATGAGCAGAAACCCTTAACGGATACAGCTCCGTGGTCCCTGGACGATCGTCAGCAAAATTTCAGATTTCGACCACGTATGGTACTTACGTGTGCTATTCTTGCAGAGAACCGAGATGGACTCGATCGCCTTTTTATCCAACGTTACGCAATCATACGTGTTGGATGAAGAATTTTTACCTTGCTCCGTTCTACGTTCTTCAAGTTTGTTCAGCTTCCGTTTCATGACTGTTCCCTGAAAAATGGCCTCCAGTCAGTGGATACAAACTTAAAAAGGAAATGAGTAGCCTTGTCGTCTTATAACTTCTCGCATGAATAAGATTCATCGGTTCTTTTCCTGTTACAAATGCTTTCGGTTTTGGTACGACCCTTTATAGTGGCACGTGTATCGCCAAGACGTGAGGTAGTTACGGAAGAAATCGGCGCGAGAAAAGCCACTCGTACTTGTAGATTCCTCCCGTGAGGCGGCGGAGGCCAATTTGCCGGAACATTAGCCGCAGACGGTGTTTCTTCGACGATGCCTATTATTGACATTGCCCGCTCGCGATTTACTATAATCGATAGTGGCGTTTCTCCAAATTCGCCTCCACCTCGCAAATGAATTCTGTCGCACTCTAAACTTCACCCTTGCGAGAAAAGATTCTCGATTAGATCTGTTACGCAAGCAAAATAAATCGGTTGCATGAAAATTAGGAATGTAAAaaaaatttttcaaaaataaACGTAAAGTTACTCAAAATCGTACCCCTCAAGAACATTATTGAAAATTCCTTTTTCTAAATAATTACAAAAATAATAGAAACATTGATGGTCTTTGAGAGCGGAAAAACAAGTACAGGTCATTATTTTCAAATAGTTTTCACTGTGGCTTCAGGCGGTAATATAAGAACGTATCGAGGACCAATATAACGAGCAAGGATTTAAACACAACTTTCAGTCGTCTACAATAAAGTCGACAAACCGGGTATTTAAAAAAACATTTTAATTGCAGGAGGTAAGCCGCTTACGTGCCCCTCTCTCGTGCATTAATAAAAACGACCCTCCTGTTATGGGATACGGACGAGCAGCGAGCATTGTATCTGCGCGAAAGTAATTCGACTTTTCGTTCAGAGAGAAACATCCTACGATCAATCTTTTTTTTAAACCCAAAAAGAGGTCGGGTAACAATGGAAAAAATTCAATGGAACGTTGCGACAGTGGACCGACCGAATTATAAAAGCATACCACGTTCGAATTATTTGTACGATTAAAAATTGTTTCTTCTCAAACATTTTTTGGACTCTATTCAAATATACAACTGGATGAAATTAATGGCAAGAGCTTCTCCCTTttaatttaaacaatttttcacTTAATCTTAGTTTTAAAACGTCGTTATCATAACGTCGCATTTATGCGATTATGTATTTTTAACAACAAGCTTTTTAAGCAAATCGTAAGCTAAAATTTACAATTTAAATTAATAATCAATTTTTTAGATAAGATAATCGTTATTACTATACGATTTCAACCCTGCAACATGTCATTAAACACGCAGATAGTACTTAAAGTATAATGTATCGAAGGATATCCACTAAAACATCTATCCTTAACGAAAACACAAATTTCCTCGAGAAGAGGGTATAACGAGGGACCGACGCTGTAATTGGGCATGAAAACGCTGTATTTCCCGCTGATAAGTTTGCAGAAACCAAGTAATAACACGAATGGAGGCTCGATCTGGCGGCGCGGTAGACCAACCTATGAAAACGGAGAGCAGATGCTTTACGAGGGTTCCTTCGAGTTGATGGTATGCCTTGTTACCGGGAGGAACCGCGCTCCCTCGGGTAATATCGTATACAATTATGTCCACAGAAGAGAAGGTATGCATTATGGATACCGCTTCTATGTCCGGTAAATCACGTCGCAGGGTTGGTTAACTCTGCAAATGATCTGCTGGATCACGCCTCGCCACCTTCTGATCGATAAGCAAGCTCCCCACATTTTTTACAACCTTCTCGCACCATTTATCGCGGTAACTTTAAAATCATATAAAGAAATTTTGCTTAGTTAAACATTGCTGCGAAAATAAAGAATCGTattaaagagaaaatataattgAAGATGTTAAGTTGAACGAGTTGACTTATGTtttcaaaattaataatttacgGTGAAACTTATCATCGTATGATAAGCAATTCAAATTTAGGACTCCATTGTTGAAATAAATGAACAAATTATGTTTAAAGGACACTCGATAGGACGATATCGGATAAATTGATTTAATAGTAAGTGTAGCATGACATAGAGCACACTTTATTTCTTAATTAGTGATAATAATTATTTAGCATTGACCGAAATCGAGTACATGTCGTATATTCTTCTTCGATCcaagttttaataatcatatatataatatagatTAATTTACTCGATACAAGTGTAATTAATTGTAATGTATTGTCTGAAAGTATCACTGCGTTGCATCCACTGGTCGTCTCTTCGCACTTCGTCAAGAACAACCGAACGAAACGAGATCAAAGGTTCGACTAAATGACGGAAGTACAGCTTCTAAATGAAAACCAATAGAGTACCCACGCTTACATTCCCGTGTTTCTTAATCAATTCCAGACGTTCTCACGCTTACAAAATATAAGTGGACCAGAAGCACAAGAAACACGAGCCTCGCGTTACGGGGAAACGTGTAAGAACGGCGTCCATAATTCGATTCTTCCAGACCAAGGATGCTCAGTGATTTTTACGGGGAGCGATAGATTCGACCTCTGTTCGAACCCCGGAATAGTTAGATTATAATTCAAATGCGGAGAACTTGTCACTTCGAACGGAATACTAATCTCTCCCTCTTCCCAACGAATACACCAACTTCAAATTAACACGAAACCTACCTACGTAAAGCAGATAATATATTTCGTTAAAGAAatgttataaaaaaaaagaaaaacgtatGCGCACTTGGAAAAAAAGTTTGTTCGCCGTTATTAAAACAACGGTTGGTTAAAGACGATCGAAGCAATAATTCGCAGGTTCGAAGTGGTCGTGGTTCGTCGTTCGAAAGGGCGGCAAGCCCTCCGCAGAACAATATTCAACATTTAACAATAGCCAACATTTATAGAGTAAGATACCAAATTTTTTGTTGCTCTTCTAGTTATTCGCAAATTCATGCTTCATCCATTTCCTCCGCGACCGTCGATCGTGTTACAATTTCCGATTGACCGAATTTCTGAACTCGACGCAAAAATAAATATCACGTGACCAGAATTAGTCTTGCATAACGCtctcttttcatttttttctttcttcttcttctccttcttcttctttgtaAACGTAGTTCGTAAATATCAGTACAGTGTTTCTCAAACTGCAAGAAAATAGTCTCGATGATATGTCCCCCGTTCCAAGAGGATACTTATATTGCTATCGTTCGCACATAGACGCAAGTCACAGTACTCCCAACTTTCCCATGTCTATATATACCGCTATGTCTTTGTATTCTTCTCTCGTAAATCTCTCGGATAAAGTTTGGAAGATGAAACTCGCGTCTCACCGATAATTCTCGTATTTTTATTAATTGACGAAACTCTTGGCAGCGGCTGACGCTCGAAAGAACATAAGGCTATCACAACCTTGCGGTTCGTAGCTACGATCGTTTTCACTTGTCCCTCGATAAACTATGAAAACTTCACACTTTCTCCCCTGTATGGCACCTATGGCTACTACCATTATTTTCTCGTTCTTTCACAGCGCGTCGTTTCGCCGGACAAAGTTGCAAGAGACGAGAGTTTTGCTCCTCTATTGCTTGGGAGAGGGTAATAAGATCGCCTTTCAtcgatcagaaaacgctatCGAGCATCCGACATCCACAAAATTCTTTTCTCTCCTTGATCTATACACGACTGTACTTTTGAGAAACACTGCGAGAACCGATTTTAAAACAGCGTGACTTTTAAACTTTTAATATTGCACAACATCGATAACACTTCgagatttttttctcttttgtcAGAAAAAAGTTTTTATACGGCTCACGATGAATTGTAATAGCTAAACTTATACATTAAAGTCTCTTTTCCTCCGATCTTTCGTTTCTATGTCCGTAATGACTGAACGCTGATGAAACGGTAGCGATAATACATCGGCCAATGGTTTGTAACAATTTCCTATCAATTCTTGACAATTTGAAACGAAAGAAGAACAACGTTCCAATCCATCGTATATTTTGGTAGGGGAAAATTAGTTGCAGTTTAATTGTAAATGACAAAAAAATCTCCGTCACTTAAATACGTATAATTGTATTGCAACGTTGTTCTAACGGCATCgctataatttataaaataccAACTACACGAAACTATCATTGGAACGGTTGAAAATGTAAGGTAAGGCAAGGCCAAGAACGTTCTCCATCGTGGAAAAATATGCGAGTATCGATAATAATAA encodes:
- the LOC143422643 gene encoding uncharacterized protein LOC143422643; this translates as MLCNILFTVISFPSEWLRFVKAFHVKEITGISKNALAEMQTDFLRRYLCTGSYSWTIRIDKENLCTTTLYSQTPIKKRIIPSAFYLVEYRCIRSSCKNASLRKESNKCRRYGEFNLLRTSSPSSDLKKTIDKIHRSSSNSFLEISEAKRW